In the Manis javanica isolate MJ-LG chromosome 14, MJ_LKY, whole genome shotgun sequence genome, one interval contains:
- the LOC140845983 gene encoding olfactory receptor 2T29-like — METINWVDNHTAPSDFILLGIFSQSKHPTLLGVVIFVVFLMAFVGNTVLILLIHSDARLHTPMYFFISQLSLMDMTYISVTVPKMLVDRVTGVNTISAPGCGMQMFLYGTLAGSEFFILASMAYDRFAAICLPLRYPVLMNHRVCILLASSCWFLASVDGFIFTPIIMTFPFCRSRVIHHFFCEVPAVMKLSCSDTSLYKTLMYFCCVLMLLILVTIISGSYYFILLTIHRMNSAEGQKKAFATCSSHMTVVTLFYGAAFYTYVLPSSYHTPEKDVIVSIFYTIVTPVLNPLIYSLRNRDVMMALKKVLNVGPASL; from the coding sequence ATGGAAACCATTAACTGGGTGGACAATCACACTGCACCGTCTGATTTCATCCTGCTGGGAATCTTCAGTCAATCCAAACACCCAACTCTTCTGGGTGtggttatttttgtagttttcctgATGGCCTTCGTGGGAAACACTGTGTTGATTCTCCTTATACACTCTGATGCCcggctccacacccccatgtactttttcatcaGCCAGTTGTCTCTCATGGACATGACATACATTTCCGTCACTGTGCCCAAGATGCTTGTGGACCGGGTCACGGGTGTGAATACGATCTCAGCCCCTGGATGTGGGATGCAGATGTTCCTCTATGGAACACTTGCTGGCTCAGAATTTTTCATTCTAGCttccatggcctatgaccgctttGCAGCCATTTGTCTCCCTCTTCGTTACCCTGTCCTCATGAACCACAGGGTATGTATTCTCCTTGCATCCAGCTGCTGGTTTTTGGCTTCTGTGGATGGATTCATTTTTACTCCCATCATCATGACCTTCCCCTTTTGCAGATCACGGgtgatccatcatttcttctgtgaggtCCCTGCTGTGATGAAGCTCTCCTGCTCAGACACTTCCCTCTATAAGACACTCATGTACTTCTGCTGTGTCCTCATGCTGCTCATCCTTGTGACCATCATTTCAGGCTCTTACTACTTCATCCTCCTCACCATCCACAGGATGAACTCAGCAGAGGGCCAGAAGAAGGCCtttgccacctgctcctcccacatgaCTGTGGTCACCCTCTTCTATGGGGCTGCCTTCTACACTTATGTGCTCCCCAGTTCCTACCACACCCCTGAAAAGGATGTTATTGTATCCATCTTTTACACGATAGTCACTCCTGTGCTAAACCCGTTAATCTACAGTCTCAGAAACAGGGATGTCATGATGGCTCTGAAGAAAGTTTTGAATGTGGGACCTGCCTCACTATAA